A window from Leptospira meyeri encodes these proteins:
- the omp85 gene encoding Omp85 family outer membrane protein, which yields MNRSISLVLFSFFVLASFVIPSVLSAQEYMPSAGCEKDPPPKNLPFPMDPTKQLCKKDIEDKREGWYPTGLPLVNSDPNEGIGYGVRAYLYDNGKKADPLFYYTPYRMRVFGQYFNTNKNAQYHQVSLDMPFIADTQWRLRADLFLTITPTTLYFGIGEESMKPLSYLDRNQQDGRHIINASYMDQENNLAYYRPGTSSDPVSLGGKTYSGFPQAPGFVVTDKMYNRYTIETPMATTSTERSFVGGTVRLVAGLKFSNNIVRTYDGRLARGVDPLLGGEHTADVPNGKTRLTEDYEGKKIIGYNGGYVNALRVGLVYDTRDFEPDPNSGIFAEATYEKHTKSIGSDYDYQKYFAQTKLFWSPFPKVFDKLVIANRFGLGVTDGEAPFYEYRNMWGTEGLVGGLGGLRTIRGFKQDRFVGRAMGWGNTEVRWKFAEAKFGDEFFAFNLVPFFDYGRVWDDEHKLGWKGYAYSRGIGLRIAWNQATIIMIDYAKSREDEQLFVNFSHVF from the coding sequence ATGAACCGATCCATTAGCCTTGTTCTTTTTTCCTTTTTTGTTTTGGCGTCCTTTGTCATTCCAAGTGTTCTTTCGGCGCAGGAATATATGCCAAGTGCCGGCTGTGAGAAAGATCCTCCACCGAAAAACCTTCCCTTTCCTATGGATCCTACAAAACAACTTTGTAAGAAGGATATAGAGGACAAACGAGAAGGTTGGTATCCGACAGGCCTTCCTCTTGTGAACTCTGATCCAAACGAAGGGATCGGATATGGTGTTCGTGCTTATCTCTACGATAATGGAAAAAAAGCAGATCCACTTTTTTATTATACTCCATATCGGATGCGTGTCTTTGGGCAATACTTTAACACAAATAAAAATGCTCAATACCACCAAGTTAGTTTGGACATGCCTTTCATTGCAGACACACAATGGCGGTTACGTGCTGATTTGTTTTTAACCATTACTCCCACCACACTCTATTTTGGAATTGGTGAAGAAAGTATGAAACCTCTATCCTATTTGGATCGAAACCAACAAGATGGACGACATATCATAAACGCAAGTTATATGGACCAAGAAAATAACTTGGCTTATTACCGCCCTGGGACTAGTTCCGACCCAGTAAGTCTTGGAGGGAAAACTTATTCTGGATTTCCGCAAGCACCTGGATTTGTTGTAACAGATAAAATGTACAACCGTTATACGATTGAAACACCCATGGCAACTACAAGTACAGAACGATCTTTCGTAGGGGGAACGGTGCGTCTTGTTGCAGGTCTAAAATTTTCTAATAACATAGTAAGAACTTACGATGGAAGATTGGCCCGTGGTGTGGATCCACTTCTTGGAGGTGAGCATACTGCTGATGTTCCCAATGGAAAAACGCGTCTTACGGAAGATTATGAAGGTAAAAAGATAATTGGATATAATGGCGGTTATGTGAATGCTCTTCGTGTTGGTCTTGTTTATGACACACGAGATTTTGAACCCGATCCCAATTCAGGTATTTTTGCCGAAGCAACGTATGAAAAACATACCAAGTCCATTGGATCTGATTACGATTACCAAAAATACTTTGCACAAACAAAATTGTTTTGGAGTCCTTTTCCTAAAGTGTTTGATAAGTTAGTCATTGCCAACCGATTTGGTTTGGGTGTGACAGATGGGGAAGCTCCTTTTTATGAATACAGAAATATGTGGGGAACGGAAGGGCTTGTGGGAGGTCTTGGAGGGCTCAGGACCATTCGGGGTTTCAAACAAGATCGATTTGTTGGAAGGGCTATGGGTTGGGGAAACACGGAAGTTCGTTGGAAATTTGCGGAGGCTAAATTTGGAGATGAATTTTTTGCCTTTAATTTAGTTCCTTTTTTTGATTATGGCCGCGTTTGGGACGACGAACATAAGTTAGGTTGGAAAGGATATGCTTATTCTCGAGGGATAGGATTACGGATTGCTTGGAACCAGGCAACCATCATTATGATCGATTATGCAAAATCGAGAGAAGATGAGCAGTTATTTGTTAATTTTAGTCATGTTTTTTAA
- a CDS encoding methyl-accepting chemotaxis protein, whose amino-acid sequence MFSKFFAPKKAMTISDDLFTEVMLRNNKRMFLSFLSILALANIATLSIKFAGKGSDYLTYQSILIEFVLATSILIFGFLLSSKLKTHWSSSYISITGVTLCLLVFQYEIYGATELAATFYISFVLSVLYFNRNASIYNFILIIISEIVLFALRPELIPGGPKSNIIVRFLIFVWVGIGATVGATATRTLLNLAVEKQKEAKKALDNLLHMAKTILNTIDMMKQQIKNQDTISEELKLISEHQATSLSEISTSLEELSSKADSNNKIAKSLYHESETSIQSVNDLKAINETVQTGTGRIYKNLDVVLGYSTDTSEHIHLSINKFNILQEKSTEISDFVSVINDIADKVNLLSLNAAIEAARAGEHGRGFAVVAEEISKLADATTRNSKEISKIIQENLSLIGESSELINRSSEMMGKLDTAIGIIKNEITGVGTKIVEIDKAIETIDNLNTRIYETSKTIENSTNFQKIATEESTKITANISEYATNIVEISKQISESSKSTGGIIVQLDAMAKEMTN is encoded by the coding sequence TTGTTTTCTAAATTTTTTGCCCCAAAGAAAGCCATGACGATTTCCGATGACCTTTTCACGGAAGTGATGTTACGAAACAACAAACGGATGTTTCTATCGTTTCTATCAATCCTTGCCCTCGCCAACATAGCAACACTATCCATTAAGTTTGCTGGGAAAGGTTCGGATTATCTTACATACCAGAGTATACTCATTGAGTTTGTTCTCGCCACTTCCATATTAATTTTTGGTTTTTTACTCTCTTCAAAATTAAAAACACACTGGTCTTCTAGTTACATATCCATCACAGGGGTTACACTTTGTTTGTTGGTTTTTCAATATGAAATTTATGGAGCAACTGAACTTGCTGCTACGTTTTATATTTCTTTTGTTTTAAGTGTGTTGTACTTCAATCGCAATGCTTCAATATATAACTTTATTTTGATCATTATTTCTGAAATTGTTTTGTTTGCTTTGCGGCCTGAATTAATTCCTGGTGGGCCAAAGAGTAATATCATTGTAAGATTTTTAATTTTTGTTTGGGTTGGAATTGGAGCAACTGTCGGGGCAACGGCAACAAGAACCCTCCTTAATTTAGCTGTTGAGAAACAAAAAGAAGCAAAGAAAGCTTTAGACAATTTGTTGCATATGGCAAAAACCATTTTGAACACAATTGATATGATGAAACAACAAATTAAAAACCAGGATACAATTTCAGAAGAACTAAAACTAATTTCGGAACACCAGGCCACTTCGCTTTCTGAAATTTCGACTTCTTTAGAAGAATTATCTTCAAAAGCAGATTCAAATAATAAAATCGCAAAATCATTGTATCATGAATCTGAAACGTCGATTCAATCAGTGAACGATTTAAAAGCCATCAACGAAACAGTTCAAACTGGCACTGGCAGGATTTATAAAAACCTGGATGTTGTATTAGGTTATTCGACTGATACTTCTGAACACATTCATCTTTCGATCAATAAGTTCAATATCCTCCAGGAAAAAAGTACGGAAATTTCTGATTTTGTCTCTGTGATCAATGACATCGCTGACAAAGTAAACTTATTATCGTTAAATGCTGCCATTGAAGCTGCAAGAGCAGGCGAACATGGGCGAGGTTTTGCCGTTGTTGCGGAAGAAATATCAAAGTTAGCTGATGCTACGACGAGAAACTCCAAAGAAATTTCTAAGATCATTCAAGAGAACCTCTCATTGATTGGTGAAAGTAGTGAACTGATCAACAGGTCATCTGAAATGATGGGGAAACTCGATACCGCCATTGGTATTATTAAAAATGAAATCACGGGAGTTGGTACAAAGATTGTAGAGATCGACAAAGCGATTGAGACCATCGACAATCTCAATACCAGGATTTACGAAACTAGCAAAACCATCGAAAATTCAACGAACTTTCAAAAGATTGCGACTGAGGAATCTACAAAAATCACTGCCAACATTTCAGAATATGCGACCAACATAGTCGAAATTTCCAAACAAATATCAGAAAGTAGTAAATCGACCGGTGGGATCATTGTTCAGCTGGATGCGATGGCAAAAGAAATGACCAATTAG
- the lsa14 gene encoding adhesin Lsa14: MKKSIFFGISLTFILLTQNCSGTSYHASYVPSANTNPTREYATASTLSKGGLFFHKTYVPGPLGLNAEGTSEGKGCSHSILYLVSFGDSSIETAKKSANITKVAYLDYEQLGILGYVYHRVCVIVKGS, translated from the coding sequence GTGAAAAAGAGCATTTTCTTTGGCATCTCACTCACATTCATATTACTAACACAAAACTGTTCTGGTACTTCATACCACGCTAGTTATGTGCCAAGTGCTAACACAAACCCAACAAGGGAATACGCAACAGCATCCACTCTTTCCAAAGGTGGGCTTTTCTTCCACAAAACATATGTTCCGGGGCCACTTGGACTTAACGCAGAAGGAACTTCGGAAGGAAAAGGCTGCAGTCACTCCATTCTTTATTTGGTTTCGTTCGGAGATTCTTCCATCGAAACAGCAAAGAAAAGTGCGAACATCACAAAAGTAGCCTATTTGGATTATGAACAACTCGGAATCTTAGGTTATGTTTACCATAGAGTTTGTGTAATTGTGAAAGGATCATAA
- a CDS encoding TRL-like family protein: MKMKLVFISLLSVFLFANCAIGPTHGLLFNSTKFAGTFNPENNVKSSKEGKGCQFTVLYLFSVGDAGAGSVANKNGISKIATIDHSSLSVFTGLFRNYCTIVSGE; encoded by the coding sequence ATGAAAATGAAATTAGTATTTATCTCTCTATTAAGTGTGTTTTTATTCGCAAATTGTGCGATTGGTCCTACTCATGGACTTCTTTTTAACTCTACCAAATTTGCGGGTACGTTTAACCCAGAAAACAATGTAAAGTCTTCAAAAGAAGGAAAAGGATGCCAATTTACTGTCCTTTATCTTTTTAGCGTTGGTGATGCAGGTGCAGGATCTGTCGCAAACAAAAACGGAATCAGCAAAATTGCAACCATTGACCACTCTTCTTTATCCGTCTTTACCGGTTTATTCCGTAACTACTGTACCATTGTATCTGGAGAATAA
- a CDS encoding TRL domain-containing protein, translated as MKYLLLSIFSLALFTNCVTTPLPAYLFSNTTQHLNGDAVGNMVTSAKVEKSGKSCSLSGIGVNIFFYGAGNSIEEAAQHAGIKKIAVVDRESLTILPFGLFYRECVIVWGE; from the coding sequence ATGAAATACCTTTTACTTTCAATTTTTAGTTTGGCACTTTTTACAAACTGTGTGACCACTCCACTTCCAGCGTATCTATTTTCCAACACCACCCAACATCTAAATGGGGATGCCGTTGGAAATATGGTAACCTCTGCTAAAGTAGAAAAATCAGGGAAGTCTTGCAGTTTATCAGGCATCGGCGTGAATATTTTCTTTTATGGTGCGGGTAACTCCATTGAAGAAGCTGCACAACATGCAGGTATCAAAAAGATTGCTGTCGTTGATAGAGAATCTTTAACGATTTTGCCATTCGGACTTTTTTATCGCGAATGTGTGATTGTTTGGGGGGAATAG